A single genomic interval of Streptomyces sp. NBC_00663 harbors:
- a CDS encoding PAC2 family protein, which translates to MLDPQGLYAWEPKGLAVVDMALAQESAGLVMLYHFDGYIDAGETGDQIVDRVLDSLPHQVVARFDHDRLVDYRARRPLLTFKRDRWTEYEVPSIEVRLVQDATGAPFLLLSGPEPDVEWERFAAAVQQIVERLGVRLSVNFHGIPMGVPHTRPVGLTPHGNRNDLVPGHRSPFEEAQVPGSAESLVEYRLLEAGHDVLGVAAHVPHYIARSPYPDAALTVLEAITAATGLVLPGIAHALRTDAHRTQTEIDRQIQEGDEDLVALVQGLEHQYDAAAGAETRGNMLAESTDIPSADEIGLEFERFLAEREGDN; encoded by the coding sequence GTGCTTGATCCGCAGGGTTTGTACGCATGGGAGCCGAAGGGCCTGGCTGTCGTCGACATGGCGCTCGCCCAGGAGTCGGCCGGTCTTGTCATGCTCTACCACTTCGACGGATACATCGACGCGGGTGAGACCGGCGACCAGATCGTCGACCGTGTGCTCGACTCGCTGCCCCACCAGGTCGTGGCCCGCTTCGACCACGACCGGCTCGTGGACTACCGCGCCCGCCGTCCGCTGCTCACCTTCAAGCGCGACCGCTGGACGGAGTACGAGGTCCCCTCGATCGAGGTGCGACTCGTGCAGGACGCCACCGGCGCGCCCTTCCTGCTGCTGTCGGGGCCCGAGCCGGACGTGGAGTGGGAGCGCTTCGCGGCGGCCGTCCAGCAGATCGTGGAGCGGCTCGGCGTCCGGCTGTCCGTGAACTTCCACGGCATCCCCATGGGCGTCCCGCACACCCGCCCCGTAGGCCTCACCCCGCACGGCAACCGCAACGACCTGGTGCCGGGCCACCGCAGCCCCTTCGAGGAGGCGCAGGTCCCCGGCAGTGCCGAGTCGCTCGTCGAGTACCGCCTCCTGGAGGCCGGACACGACGTCCTGGGCGTCGCCGCGCACGTCCCGCACTACATCGCGCGCTCCCCGTACCCGGACGCGGCCCTGACCGTCCTGGAGGCCATCACGGCGGCCACCGGTCTGGTCCTGCCCGGTATCGCGCACGCGCTGCGCACCGACGCCCACCGCACCCAGACCGAGATCGACCGCCAGATCCAGGAGGGGGACGAGGACCTCGTGGCCCTCGTCCAGGGCCTTGAGCACCAGTACGACGCCGCGGCGGGCGCCGAGACCCGCGGCAACATGCTCGCCGAGTCGACAGACATCCCCTCCGCCGACGAGATCGGGCTCGAGTTCGAGCGGTTCCTGGCGGAGCGGGAGGGCGACAACTGA
- the coaE gene encoding dephospho-CoA kinase: protein MLKVGLTGGIGAGKSEVSRLLVERGAVLIDADRIAREVVAPGTAGLAAVVEAFGADVLTADGSLDRPKLGAIVFADPERLAVLNSIVHPLVGARSRALESAAAEDAVVVHDVPLLTENGLAALYDVVVVVDASPQTQLDRLVRLRGMTEDDARARMAVQATREKRLEIADIVIANDVPLEDLRQRVADVWDELVRRARASHPPQGRPGASQE from the coding sequence ATGCTGAAGGTAGGCCTGACCGGTGGGATCGGTGCCGGCAAGAGCGAGGTGTCGCGGCTGCTCGTCGAGCGGGGGGCCGTGCTGATCGACGCGGACCGTATCGCGCGCGAGGTCGTCGCGCCGGGCACGGCCGGCCTTGCGGCGGTGGTGGAGGCCTTCGGGGCCGATGTGCTCACCGCCGACGGCAGCCTGGACCGGCCGAAGCTGGGGGCGATCGTGTTCGCCGACCCCGAGCGGCTCGCCGTGCTGAACTCGATCGTGCACCCGCTGGTGGGCGCCCGCTCCCGCGCCCTGGAGTCGGCCGCCGCCGAGGACGCGGTCGTCGTCCATGACGTCCCGCTCCTCACCGAGAACGGCCTCGCCGCGCTCTACGACGTCGTGGTCGTCGTCGACGCCAGCCCGCAGACCCAGCTCGACCGTCTCGTCCGGCTGCGCGGCATGACCGAGGACGACGCACGCGCGCGGATGGCCGTCCAGGCGACACGCGAGAAGCGCCTGGAGATCGCGGACATCGTCATCGCCAACGACGTACCCCTGGAAGACCTGCGGCAACGCGTGGCGGACGTGTGGGACGAACTCGTACGAAGGGCTCGCGCGTCCCACCCGCCCCAGGGCCGGCCCGGGGCGTCCCAGGAATAG
- a CDS encoding tetratricopeptide repeat protein has translation MPETSGWTGRTPETHVIDFRAAEQLLAARDPKGAVKLLDQVIAAHPENTAARLLRARAFFAAAQLRPAELEFTVVLEREPDNAFAHFALARTYERQARPDQAKRHFRLAAALDPNPQYLKAARFES, from the coding sequence GTGCCCGAGACCAGCGGTTGGACCGGACGTACTCCGGAGACGCATGTCATCGACTTCCGTGCCGCCGAGCAGCTGCTTGCCGCGCGGGATCCGAAGGGCGCGGTGAAGCTGCTCGACCAGGTGATCGCCGCGCACCCCGAGAACACCGCCGCCCGCCTGCTGCGCGCGCGTGCCTTTTTCGCGGCCGCGCAACTGCGGCCCGCCGAGCTGGAGTTCACCGTCGTGCTGGAGCGCGAGCCGGACAACGCGTTCGCGCACTTCGCACTCGCCCGCACCTATGAGCGTCAGGCCCGCCCTGACCAGGCCAAACGCCATTTCCGGCTGGCTGCCGCGCTGGACCCGAACCCGCAGTACCTGAAGGCGGCACGGTTCGAGTCCTGA
- a CDS encoding DUF6343 family protein, giving the protein MRTGSEPTTARSALRARFWLSVWGLVWAIFGTAAFALVGRPGWAAACGVLWLVITVDLTLILRHIRQGPHYQPGPDIPPYRPPENRRP; this is encoded by the coding sequence ATGCGTACGGGCAGTGAGCCGACGACCGCACGCAGTGCGCTGCGGGCCCGGTTCTGGCTGAGCGTGTGGGGGCTGGTCTGGGCGATCTTCGGTACGGCCGCGTTCGCCCTCGTCGGCCGTCCCGGCTGGGCCGCGGCCTGCGGGGTGCTGTGGCTGGTGATCACCGTCGATCTGACCCTGATCCTCCGCCACATCCGTCAGGGCCCGCACTACCAGCCGGGCCCTGACATCCCGCCGTACCGGCCACCGGAGAACCGGCGTCCCTAG
- a CDS encoding acyltransferase domain-containing protein has protein sequence MLPDTDELAEVLLDLAVPHQDINALVALRRTVVADAGAMRRIEECVEALVRDMGRIVEYGDGLQLGERVAEAPAALRRSFAAYVFVAALPYTRAYHRARGVSADVSRRTLTDLGRNMAVHRRRHGTYGVQSPQWLVLHFRGELYQLGRLHFQRTRLRQRAARGLAAAGMETAGMETAGMEAAGTEAAAGTLCLDLHIPDYLGPLTPAACDRAVALAGAFFRAHYPEEEYRAAMCHSWLLDPQLKRYLPVDSHIVRFQERFRIAPQDAEPADTEPVQFVFGDPGLPVEGLPRRTSVERAVGDHLRSGGHWYVGHGWFPMPTGRGHSDG, from the coding sequence GTGCTGCCGGACACCGATGAGCTCGCCGAGGTGCTGCTCGACCTCGCGGTACCGCACCAGGACATCAACGCACTCGTCGCGCTGCGCCGGACGGTGGTGGCCGACGCAGGAGCGATGCGGCGCATCGAGGAGTGCGTCGAGGCGCTGGTGCGCGACATGGGGAGGATCGTCGAGTACGGCGACGGGCTGCAACTGGGGGAGCGGGTCGCCGAGGCGCCGGCGGCGCTGCGCCGGTCCTTCGCCGCGTATGTGTTCGTCGCCGCCCTTCCGTACACACGCGCGTACCACCGCGCACGCGGTGTCTCCGCCGACGTCTCCCGGCGCACCCTCACCGACCTCGGCCGGAACATGGCCGTCCACCGCAGACGGCACGGGACGTACGGGGTCCAGTCCCCGCAGTGGCTGGTTCTCCACTTCCGCGGTGAGCTCTACCAGTTGGGGCGACTGCACTTCCAGCGGACGCGGCTCCGGCAGCGGGCGGCGCGCGGGCTCGCGGCGGCCGGGATGGAGACGGCAGGGATGGAGACGGCAGGGATGGAGGCGGCCGGGACGGAGGCGGCTGCCGGGACGCTCTGTCTGGACCTCCACATCCCCGACTACCTCGGCCCGCTGACCCCGGCCGCGTGCGACCGTGCGGTGGCGCTGGCGGGCGCGTTCTTCCGGGCGCACTATCCGGAGGAGGAGTACCGGGCGGCGATGTGCCACTCCTGGCTGCTGGACCCGCAGTTGAAGCGGTATCTGCCCGTGGACTCCCATATCGTCCGCTTCCAGGAGCGGTTCCGGATCGCTCCGCAGGACGCCGAACCGGCCGACACCGAGCCGGTCCAGTTCGTGTTCGGGGACCCGGGGCTGCCGGTGGAGGGGCTGCCGCGGCGCACCTCGGTGGAGCGGGCGGTGGGGGACCATCTGCGGTCGGGCGGGCACTGGTACGTCGGGCACGGGTGGTTTCCGATGCCGACGGGGCGGGGTCACTCCGACGGGTGA
- a CDS encoding class I SAM-dependent methyltransferase produces the protein MREGYEGTGPGAITPDGCAVELYARLPVYDEPDIIAAAVPAGAHILELGCGVGRMTHPLLERGFTVTAVDESPQMLARVHGARTIRGAVEDLDLAETFDVVMLASFLVHTGDAEVRRGMLRACARHVAEGGCVLIQREGEDYHTDLPRERVDPSGFTVRMVSAEPVGDGVNAVRAEYEFPDAVWTQTFLARPLTKEQFEEALREAGLRVDKYLTEDRIWVRAVRTEEAGAA, from the coding sequence ATGCGCGAGGGGTATGAGGGCACGGGTCCCGGGGCGATCACTCCGGACGGCTGCGCGGTGGAGCTGTACGCGCGGCTTCCGGTGTACGACGAGCCGGACATCATCGCCGCGGCCGTACCGGCGGGGGCGCACATCCTGGAACTCGGCTGCGGTGTCGGGCGGATGACCCACCCGCTGCTGGAACGGGGGTTCACGGTCACGGCGGTGGACGAGTCCCCCCAGATGCTGGCCCGCGTCCACGGGGCGCGCACGATACGCGGCGCGGTCGAGGACCTGGACCTGGCCGAGACCTTCGACGTGGTGATGCTCGCGTCGTTCCTCGTGCACACCGGCGACGCCGAGGTGCGGCGCGGGATGCTGCGGGCCTGCGCCCGGCATGTGGCGGAGGGCGGGTGTGTGCTGATCCAGCGGGAGGGCGAGGACTACCACACCGACCTGCCCCGCGAGCGGGTCGATCCCAGTGGCTTCACCGTCCGGATGGTGTCGGCGGAGCCGGTCGGGGACGGGGTGAACGCGGTGCGCGCGGAGTACGAGTTCCCGGACGCGGTCTGGACCCAGACGTTCCTGGCGCGGCCGTTGACGAAGGAGCAGTTCGAGGAGGCGCTGCGGGAGGCGGGGCTGAGGGTGGACAAGTATCTGACGGAGGACCGGATATGGGTGCGGGCGGTGCGCACGGAGGAGGCCGGGGCGGCTTAG
- a CDS encoding DoxX family protein — protein sequence MSETTAPVTAAASLNSGTGAVVAESATARGRRARIALRTIQVLLALFYAFASALPKLIAHPTAADAFAEMGWGNAGMYTIGALELAGAIALLIPVLQSVAAVALSGLMVGAFVVQVSYFDGENAATPLILIIPLALIAWARRSHNAQLLRLLRRGA from the coding sequence ATGTCCGAGACCACCGCCCCCGTCACCGCCGCCGCCTCCCTCAACTCCGGGACCGGTGCCGTTGTCGCCGAGTCCGCGACCGCCCGCGGCCGTCGCGCCCGGATCGCCCTGCGCACCATTCAGGTGCTGCTCGCCCTGTTCTACGCGTTCGCGAGCGCGCTGCCCAAGCTGATCGCGCATCCCACCGCCGCCGACGCCTTCGCGGAGATGGGCTGGGGCAACGCGGGGATGTACACCATCGGCGCGCTCGAACTCGCCGGTGCGATCGCGCTGTTGATCCCGGTGCTCCAGTCGGTGGCGGCGGTGGCGTTGAGCGGGCTGATGGTGGGCGCCTTCGTGGTCCAGGTCTCCTACTTCGACGGGGAGAACGCCGCGACACCACTCATCCTGATCATCCCCCTGGCCCTCATCGCCTGGGCCCGCCGCAGCCACAACGCACAGCTGCTGCGGCTGCTGCGACGAGGGGCGTGA
- a CDS encoding RNA-binding S4 domain-containing protein, whose protein sequence is MSKDPQAAAGAGTDPQVTARTGTDPQVAAAVAAAEAAGPQQGETVRVDSWIWSVRLIKTRSAGAAACKGGHVRVNGERVKPAHSVRVGDEVRLVHEGRERIVVVKRLIRKRVGAPVAVQCYVDNSPPPPPREAVAPAGIRDRGAGRPTKRDRRDMERLRGMGGPPGATGGRAGGR, encoded by the coding sequence ATGAGCAAGGATCCGCAGGCCGCTGCCGGAGCCGGCACGGACCCGCAGGTCACCGCCAGGACGGGCACCGATCCGCAGGTCGCCGCCGCGGTGGCCGCCGCTGAGGCGGCCGGGCCGCAGCAGGGCGAGACGGTTCGCGTCGACAGCTGGATCTGGTCCGTCCGCCTGATCAAGACCCGGTCCGCCGGTGCCGCCGCCTGCAAGGGCGGGCATGTCCGGGTGAACGGTGAGCGGGTCAAGCCCGCCCACTCCGTCCGCGTCGGCGACGAGGTACGTCTGGTGCACGAAGGCCGTGAGCGGATCGTCGTCGTCAAGCGCCTCATCCGGAAGCGGGTCGGGGCTCCGGTCGCCGTGCAGTGCTACGTCGACAACAGCCCGCCGCCTCCGCCGCGCGAGGCCGTCGCGCCGGCCGGTATCCGCGATCGGGGCGCGGGGCGGCCCACCAAGCGGGACCGTCGGGACATGGAGCGGCTGCGGGGCATGGGCGGGCCTCCGGGGGCGACGGGCGGACGCGCCGGGGGACGGTGA
- a CDS encoding uracil-DNA glycosylase: protein MDALADLDRRIAGCRACPRLVDWREDVARTKRAAFADQTYWGRPVPGFGPADARMLIVGLAPAAHGGNRTGRMFTGDRSGDVLYQALYDIGLASQPTSVGIDDGLELRGVRVTSPVHCAPPANKPTPGERDTCRPWLVQELNLLRPTLRSVVVLGAFGWQATLPALAEAGWDVPRPRPGFGHGVRVPLDGIELFGCFHVSQRNTFTGRLTPEMLRDVLRTAAVY from the coding sequence GTGGACGCTCTTGCCGATCTCGACCGGCGTATCGCCGGCTGCCGGGCCTGTCCCCGCCTGGTCGACTGGCGTGAGGACGTGGCTCGTACGAAAAGGGCCGCCTTCGCCGACCAGACGTACTGGGGCCGGCCGGTGCCGGGGTTCGGGCCGGCGGACGCCCGGATGCTGATCGTCGGCCTCGCCCCCGCCGCGCACGGCGGCAACCGCACCGGACGGATGTTCACCGGCGACCGTTCCGGTGACGTGCTGTACCAGGCGCTGTACGACATCGGCCTCGCCTCGCAGCCCACGTCGGTCGGCATCGACGACGGGCTCGAACTGCGCGGCGTCCGCGTCACCTCGCCCGTGCACTGCGCCCCGCCCGCCAACAAGCCCACGCCGGGGGAGCGGGACACCTGCCGTCCCTGGCTGGTGCAGGAGCTGAACCTGCTGCGGCCCACCCTGCGGAGCGTCGTCGTGCTCGGCGCCTTCGGCTGGCAGGCCACGCTGCCCGCGTTGGCGGAGGCGGGGTGGGACGTGCCCCGGCCGCGGCCCGGCTTCGGGCACGGGGTGCGGGTGCCGCTCGACGGGATCGAGCTGTTCGGCTGCTTCCACGTCAGCCAGCGCAACACCTTCACCGGCCGGCTGACCCCGGAGATGCTGCGGGACGTGCTGCGCACGGCGGCGGTTTATTGA